In Spinacia oleracea cultivar Varoflay chromosome 5, BTI_SOV_V1, whole genome shotgun sequence, a single window of DNA contains:
- the LOC130461672 gene encoding uncharacterized protein, translating into MNAYDSASIYKARSKQYHDAKIEKRYFKEGEKVLLYNSRLKLFPGKLKSRWSGPFDVVRVFPHGAIEIRNDDSGSFKVNGHRLNHYFLGDSIGSFASLDLKDPP; encoded by the coding sequence ATGAATGCCTATGACTCGGCAAGCATCTACAAGGCGCGTTCTAAACAATATCATGACGCCAAGATTGAGAAGAGATATTTCAAGGAGGGGGAGAAGGTCCTCCTTTATAACTCTCGTTTGAAGTTGTTCCCGGGAAAACTAAAGTCTCGGTGGAGCGGTCCGTTCGATGTTGTTCGGGTTTTCCCCCATGGTGCTATCGAGATTCGGAATGATGATTCCGGGTCCTTCAAAGTGAATGGGCATCGGCTCAACCACTATTTCTTGGGAGACTCTATTGGATCTTTTGCTTCCTTGGATCTCAAGGACCCCCCATGA